Proteins from a single region of Catenulispora acidiphila DSM 44928:
- a CDS encoding MurR/RpiR family transcriptional regulator: MTTPEPVTPTTSAEIAAPPSVTPATPAAASAASAGSRLSSTLPPADELLALLDGRRLSPAQRRIAHYLLENLPEVAFLSSMELAERVGVSQPSVTRFAAALGFSGYPELRAALRPIALRVPEAGIHGERIAGNELHSALESDQANLEALHKYAADPARLSRLGSDLAASEPLSVIGLRMSAPVASYFAYGAARIHPDVRVVHTPGSLAHEALLQAVAAGGTWLVVFVLPRYPAESVVVLRSARELGLKTAVITDVPLVPFAHLADVLLPVGVGSRSVFDSHAAPMAFAALLLQALADAAPERTQERLEAYEALAETRGFYVSK, from the coding sequence GTGACGACCCCAGAGCCTGTGACTCCTACTACATCGGCAGAGATTGCTGCTCCGCCGTCTGTGACTCCTGCTACACCGGCTGCCGCCTCCGCCGCGTCAGCCGGCTCACGCCTCTCCTCCACCCTGCCACCTGCGGACGAACTGCTGGCGCTGCTGGACGGGCGGCGCCTGTCGCCGGCACAGCGGCGGATAGCGCACTACCTCCTAGAGAACCTCCCCGAGGTCGCCTTTCTGTCGAGCATGGAGCTGGCCGAACGCGTCGGCGTGAGCCAGCCGTCGGTGACCAGGTTCGCGGCGGCGTTGGGCTTCTCGGGTTACCCGGAGCTGCGGGCTGCGCTGCGCCCGATCGCACTGCGCGTCCCTGAGGCGGGTATACACGGGGAACGCATAGCGGGGAACGAGCTGCATTCCGCTCTAGAGAGCGACCAGGCGAACCTGGAAGCGCTCCACAAGTACGCCGCCGACCCGGCGCGCCTGTCGCGTCTGGGCAGCGACCTCGCCGCCTCAGAACCGCTCTCCGTGATCGGCCTAAGGATGTCCGCGCCTGTCGCCTCCTACTTCGCGTATGGAGCCGCGCGTATCCATCCCGACGTACGGGTGGTCCACACGCCGGGTTCACTGGCGCACGAGGCACTGTTGCAGGCCGTCGCGGCCGGCGGGACGTGGCTCGTCGTCTTCGTGCTGCCGCGCTATCCGGCCGAGTCCGTCGTCGTCCTACGGAGTGCGCGGGAACTCGGGCTCAAGACAGCGGTGATCACGGACGTGCCGCTGGTGCCGTTCGCTCATTTGGCGGATGTGCTGCTGCCGGTCGGCGTCGGATCACGCTCGGTCTTCGACTCGCACGCCGCACCGATGGCCTTCGCCGCCCTCCTGCTCCAGGCTCTCGCCGACGCCGCCCCGGAGCGGACGCAGGAGCGGCTGGAGGCGTACGAGGCGCTCGCGGA
- a CDS encoding DUF397 domain-containing protein produces the protein MEIDRSKARWTKATASSGNGACVEAASVKEDEILVRNSRDPEGPKLAFTKAEWVAFLAGVKAGEFDAIV, from the coding sequence ATGGAGATTGATCGAAGTAAGGCACGGTGGACCAAGGCCACCGCGTCGAGTGGCAACGGCGCCTGCGTCGAAGCCGCCAGCGTCAAAGAGGACGAGATCCTCGTCCGCAACAGCCGGGATCCTGAAGGTCCCAAACTGGCCTTCACCAAGGCCGAATGGGTCGCCTTCCTGGCTGGTGTGAAGGCCGGGGAGTTCGACGCGATCGTCTAA
- a CDS encoding helix-turn-helix domain-containing protein — protein sequence MTGINVLRWELGSELRTLRLAAGKSIADAARHLECSDAKISRMENGQRGAVARDVRDLCKLYGVPAQRRDQLISLSREAVDADKGTTPIPAKYSTFIALESQARSLRNYEMTFVPGLLQTERYAWETITRNGDSRDEADVERLVQIRMDRQKRIWNDSSLKAHFVIDENVLWRPAGVDGRTRAIREEQIDRLIRATGLDHVTLQVIPYVAGFYQGMEGATIHLLNLDDGPKTGSACYIEGVFRELFVRGHGEIADIGAKFAAMADTALSALDTRKFLMRLLKGNYEHWSSARPQGSSGLGKVAMS from the coding sequence GTGACCGGAATCAACGTCCTGCGCTGGGAACTCGGCAGCGAGCTGCGCACCCTCCGCCTCGCCGCGGGCAAGAGCATCGCCGACGCGGCCCGGCACCTGGAGTGCTCAGACGCGAAGATAAGCCGCATGGAGAACGGCCAGCGCGGCGCCGTGGCACGAGACGTGCGAGACCTGTGCAAACTGTACGGAGTGCCAGCTCAGAGGCGGGATCAGCTGATCTCGCTGAGCCGGGAGGCTGTCGACGCCGACAAGGGAACGACCCCCATCCCGGCCAAGTACTCGACCTTCATCGCGCTCGAGTCCCAGGCTCGGAGCCTTCGCAACTACGAGATGACCTTTGTCCCGGGACTGCTTCAGACAGAGCGGTACGCCTGGGAGACGATCACGCGCAACGGGGACAGCCGTGATGAGGCCGACGTCGAAAGACTGGTCCAGATCCGTATGGACCGACAGAAAAGGATCTGGAACGACAGCTCGCTCAAAGCCCACTTCGTCATCGATGAGAACGTGCTCTGGCGTCCGGCGGGGGTCGATGGGAGGACCCGTGCCATCCGCGAGGAACAGATCGACCGTCTCATCCGCGCGACGGGCCTGGATCATGTGACCCTTCAGGTGATCCCTTACGTGGCGGGCTTCTACCAGGGCATGGAGGGCGCCACCATCCATCTCCTGAATCTCGATGACGGTCCCAAGACCGGGAGCGCCTGCTACATCGAAGGCGTGTTCCGCGAGCTGTTCGTGCGCGGCCACGGCGAGATCGCCGACATCGGCGCGAAATTCGCCGCCATGGCCGACACGGCACTGAGCGCGCTGGACACCCGAAAATTTCTGATGCGTCTGCTCAAGGGGAATTACGAACACTGGTCCTCCGCGCGGCCACAGGGGTCGTCCGGCTTAGGGAAGGTAGCAATGTCATGA
- a CDS encoding (Fe-S)-binding protein encodes MQLAAIVVSLVISVIGFGLLGRTAVYIYQFVKLGQSTAPGVRSNEPLERTRNLFREFLGHTRLARKGKRWIGAMHWVVMVGFGLLFFTLVTAYGQLFSADFAIPLIGRWWPFEFVTEVISFVMILAIAALIGIRLRNRPAGAGSKEKGKRSRFFGSTMWQAYFVEGVILGIGLCIMLLRGFEGALGGHLSYSAHYPVSYPLVHAFDGMSRGSLENWIYAIAAVKIVISMAWAITIGLNSTMSVAWHRFLAFPNIWFKKKADGGTALGALSPMASGGVPIDFEDPAEDARFGVGAVEDFTWKGLLDFSTCTECGRCQDQCPAWNTDKPLSPKLLMLALRDHSAAKAPYLFAGGGKDLEGNEKLAEEKWLSLPDMVRAEAERPLIGTAEENGVIDPDILWSCTTCGACVEQCPVDIEHVDHIVDMRRYQVMIESSFPSEAGTMLKNLEKAQNPWGMQPKKRTEWIQELDFEVPVFGETLEDISEVEYLYWVGCAGSLEDRAKKTTKAFAELLHIAGVKFAVLGGMESCTGDPARRLGNEFLFQMLGQGNVEMLNEVFGEDTPREKRKIVATCPHCFNSLANEYPQLGGEYDVIHHTQLLDTLVSEGKLTPVTPIDQNITYHDPCYLGRHNKVYTPPREIIAKVPGLKNTEMHRCKEKGFCCGAGGARMWMEERIGKRINVERVDEALSTNPDVISTACPYCLVMLGDSITARKQAGEVPESMEVVDVAQLLLTSVKPAPASSAEPAAANA; translated from the coding sequence ATGCAGCTCGCAGCCATCGTCGTCTCGCTGGTGATCTCAGTCATCGGCTTCGGTCTGCTGGGCCGGACCGCCGTCTATATCTACCAGTTCGTGAAGCTCGGCCAGTCGACCGCGCCGGGGGTGCGCAGCAACGAGCCGTTGGAGCGGACCCGGAACCTCTTCCGGGAGTTCCTGGGCCACACCCGGCTGGCGCGCAAGGGCAAGCGCTGGATCGGCGCCATGCACTGGGTGGTCATGGTCGGCTTCGGCCTGCTGTTCTTCACCCTGGTCACCGCCTACGGCCAGCTGTTCTCGGCGGACTTCGCGATCCCGCTGATCGGGCGCTGGTGGCCCTTCGAGTTCGTCACCGAAGTGATCAGCTTCGTGATGATCCTGGCCATCGCCGCGCTGATCGGCATCCGCCTGCGCAACCGCCCCGCCGGTGCCGGCTCCAAGGAGAAGGGCAAGCGCTCGCGCTTCTTCGGCTCCACGATGTGGCAGGCCTACTTCGTCGAGGGAGTCATCCTCGGCATCGGGCTGTGCATCATGCTGCTGCGCGGCTTCGAGGGCGCACTCGGCGGCCACCTCTCCTACAGCGCGCACTACCCGGTCAGCTACCCGCTGGTCCACGCCTTCGACGGCATGTCGCGCGGCTCGCTGGAGAACTGGATCTACGCGATCGCCGCGGTCAAGATCGTCATCTCCATGGCCTGGGCCATCACCATCGGCTTGAACTCCACGATGAGCGTGGCATGGCACCGGTTCCTGGCGTTCCCCAACATCTGGTTCAAGAAGAAGGCCGACGGCGGCACCGCGCTCGGCGCGCTGAGCCCGATGGCCTCCGGCGGCGTGCCGATCGACTTCGAGGACCCGGCCGAGGACGCCAGGTTCGGCGTCGGGGCGGTCGAGGACTTCACGTGGAAGGGCCTGCTGGACTTCTCGACCTGCACCGAGTGCGGCCGCTGCCAGGACCAGTGCCCGGCGTGGAACACCGACAAGCCGCTGTCCCCGAAGCTGCTGATGCTCGCCCTGCGCGACCACTCCGCGGCCAAGGCGCCGTACCTGTTCGCCGGCGGCGGCAAGGACCTCGAGGGCAACGAGAAGCTGGCCGAGGAGAAGTGGCTCTCGCTGCCGGACATGGTCCGCGCCGAGGCTGAGCGCCCGCTGATCGGCACCGCTGAAGAGAACGGCGTCATCGACCCGGACATTCTGTGGTCCTGCACCACCTGTGGCGCTTGTGTCGAGCAGTGCCCGGTGGACATCGAGCACGTGGACCACATCGTCGACATGCGCCGCTACCAGGTGATGATCGAGTCCTCGTTCCCGTCCGAGGCGGGCACGATGCTGAAGAACCTGGAGAAGGCACAGAACCCTTGGGGTATGCAGCCCAAGAAGCGCACCGAGTGGATCCAGGAGCTGGACTTCGAAGTCCCGGTGTTCGGCGAGACTCTGGAGGACATCTCCGAGGTCGAGTACCTCTACTGGGTCGGCTGCGCCGGCTCGCTGGAGGACCGCGCGAAGAAGACCACGAAGGCGTTCGCCGAGCTGCTGCACATCGCCGGTGTGAAGTTCGCGGTTCTGGGCGGCATGGAGTCCTGCACCGGTGACCCGGCGCGGCGACTGGGCAACGAGTTCCTGTTCCAGATGCTGGGGCAGGGCAACGTCGAGATGCTGAACGAGGTCTTCGGCGAAGACACCCCGCGCGAGAAGCGCAAGATCGTCGCGACCTGCCCGCACTGCTTCAACTCGCTGGCCAACGAGTACCCGCAGCTCGGCGGCGAGTACGACGTCATCCACCACACGCAGCTGCTGGACACCCTGGTCTCCGAGGGCAAGCTGACCCCGGTGACGCCGATCGACCAGAACATCACCTACCACGACCCGTGCTACCTGGGCCGCCACAACAAGGTCTACACCCCGCCGCGCGAAATCATCGCCAAGGTGCCCGGCCTGAAGAACACCGAGATGCACCGCTGCAAGGAGAAGGGCTTCTGCTGCGGCGCCGGCGGCGCGCGCATGTGGATGGAGGAGCGCATCGGCAAGCGGATCAACGTCGAGCGCGTGGACGAGGCACTGTCCACCAACCCCGACGTGATCTCCACGGCGTGCCCCTACTGCCTGGTCATGCTCGGCGACTCGATCACCGCGCGCAAGCAGGCCGGCGAGGTCCCGGAGTCGATGGAGGTGGTCGACGTCGCGCAGCTGCTGCTGACGTCGGTGAAGCCCGCGCCGGCCAGCAGCGCGGAACCGGCTGCCGCCAACGCCTGA
- a CDS encoding DUF397 domain-containing protein — protein sequence MIGNDGLQWRKAAASSGNGSCVELAPGLAGSVYMRDSKDPQGPVLTFTRKEIAAFLEGARGGEFDDLA from the coding sequence ATGATCGGAAACGACGGCCTGCAATGGCGCAAGGCCGCCGCGAGCAGCGGGAACGGGTCCTGCGTGGAGTTAGCTCCCGGCCTCGCTGGTTCTGTCTATATGCGGGACTCGAAGGATCCTCAAGGACCTGTACTGACTTTCACCCGTAAGGAGATCGCTGCGTTCTTGGAGGGAGCCCGGGGCGGAGAGTTCGACGATCTGGCTTGA